A window of Trichoderma atroviride chromosome 3, complete sequence contains these coding sequences:
- a CDS encoding uncharacterized protein (EggNog:ENOG41) — protein sequence MDSDDEDSTTPISYYGMHESRKRLEETGFHPSVTPMAPKEIEKAVIAYLNGQVKREPRKEFYESQRLRLGARNLRKNFNKTRGKGGDKGRDKGRGKGRDKGRIVLTQGPWFNTQNFTNAIVGKDSITHLSGILAVLQHAHAGPLILDEIFKDGHKSVMSLSMTSGRIFGLVGSNIKRWDFTAANYIANPPSSVMVVMVPRYTVGDIREAQEKYPLMIRPEDWHDERRRLEPEDHPDMYKIRSIEVEHVYFRWGNVWRETCQRAAGPYWASEDEVIDPRTDEAAIEWWKGNHRAINVMGSLKPLDKMWSANQLEGNGYKPHMMAYTLAVENLIKLMQELFNARAHIRVLHLHDVPFLDRRVLAIILRGLNLVTMVGIYNCPLIHFGDVIPILDLIHEINIQRRGQNMPEIQDFDFFPHFNKGMPYQHENAATYGLSWSPMPMDIAQRGFYAIILKAVMKSKAMGIGQLFSPTHAFMEYLTKVPNTPLGVYGFLDAIYRYLEVKKDDPTRTNLKLQAIYDLVKPIRLALNDHLADDWPKYYTKVMATTLLCCSSCGYETFEEFFPAGSKNRLPRHRRICGGCHLQRYLDEECDHWKMQKKRLIDKLCPDWKREAFNEDAPLFEDGAGLIRLKSTETERPLPQFPAFVVGGWLRISPYYEPLMRDNKIHFDSLAGLPSLEDVAMDLDTMQRWYSVVILALREDVFRRGIHELRNQYPTDNKKKGIPAYGSTRIDGGAPDHQDELQPKKGYDGKKCFYDQKAALKAAQWMTNRQW from the exons ATGGAttcagacgatgaagattCCACGA CTCCCATCTCGTATTACGGAATGCATGAGTCAAGAAAACGTCTTGAAGAGACTGGTTTTCATCCGAGTGTCACACCAATGGCgcccaaggagattgagaaagCAGTAATAGCATACTTGAACGGCCAAGTCAAACGAGAACCGCGTAAAGAGTTTTACGAGTCTCAAAGACTGCGTCTTGGCGCAAGAAACTTGAGAAAAAACTTCAACAAGACTCGCGGCAAGGGTGGTGACAAAGGCCGTGACAAAGGTCGTGGCAAAGGTCGCGATAAAGGCCGAATCGTTCTCACTCAG GGCCCTTGGTTTAACACTCAAAACTTCACAAATGCCATTGTGGGCAAGGACTCAATCACACACTTATCTGGTATCCTAGCTGTACTACAGCATGCTCATGCAGGACCCTTGATCTTAGATGAGATCTTCAAGGATGGCCACAAGTCCGTGATGAGTCTATCCATGACTTCTGGTAGAATTTTTGGGCTGGTAGGCTCCAATATA AAACGGTGGGACTTCACTGCAGCAAATTATATTGCCAACCCCCCCTCATCTGTCATGGTCGTCATGGTTCCTCGGTATACCGTAGGAGACAtccgagaagctcaagaaaaGTACCCTCTCATGATCCGCCCTGAAGATTGGCACGATGAGCGTCGAAGACTGGAACCCGAGGATCATCCCGATATGTACAAGATTCGTTCGATTGAGGTGGAACATGTCTATTTCAGATGGGGAAACGTCTGGCGAGAAACATGCCAGCGAGCAGCTGGACCTTACTGGGCGTCAGAAGACGAGGTGATTGACCCGCGAACCGACGAGGCAGCAATCGAGTGGTGGAAAGGAAACCACCGCGCCATCAATGTAATGGGCTCGCTAAAACCACTCGACAAGATGTGGTCGGCTAATCAGCTTGAGGGGAATGGTTACAAGCCACATATGATGGCTTACACTTTGGCTGTGGAGAATCTCATCAAATTGA TGCAGGAACTCTTCAATGCTCGAGCGCATATCCGAGTATTGCATTTGCACGATGTGCCATTCCTTGATCGCCGGGTGCTCGCCATCATTCTCCGAGGGCTAAACCTTGTTACCATGGTGGGCATTTATAATTGTCCTCTTATTCATTTCGGCGATGTGATCCCAATCCTAGACCTCATTCATGAGATAAACATTCAACGGCGCGGCCAAAATATGCCTGAGATTCAGGACTTCGATTTCTTCCCTCACTTTAACAAAGGGATGCCATATCAGCATGAGAATGCGGCCACGTATGGCTTGTCCTGGAGCCCTATGCCAATGGACATAGCCCAGCGAGGTTTCTACGCCATTATCCTGAAGGCTGTGATGAAATCAAAGGCAATGGGTATCGGTCAGCTTTTTTCACCCACCCATGCGTTCATGGAGTATTTGACCAAGGTACCAAACACTCCACTGGGTGTTTACGGCTTCCTAGATGCCATCTATCGATATCTAGAGGTGAAGAAAGACGACCCTACTCGCACCAATCTGAAATTACAGGCAATCTATGACCTTGTTAAACCCATCCGGCTGGCCTTGAATGACCACTTGGCGGACGACTGGCCAAAATATTATACGAAAGTCATGGCAACAACGCTTTTGTGCTGCTCCTCGTGTGGATACGAGACTTTTGAAGAGTTTTTCCCTGCCGGTTCGAAGAATCGGTTGCCACGACACCGACGAATTTGCGGAGGATGCCACTTGCAGCGATATCTTGACGAAGAATGCGACCACTGGAAGATGCAGAAGAAACGGCTGATAGACAAGTTGTGCCCCGACTGGAAACGAGAGGCCTTCAATGAGGACGCACCGCTCtttgaagatggagctggaCTGATTCGTCTTAAGTCCACGGAAACAGAGCGTCCATTGCCCCAGTTCCCAGCTTTCGTTGTCGGTGGCTGGCTCCGGATCTCTCCCTACTACGAGCCATTGATGCGAGACAATAAGATCCACTTTGACTCGTTGGCTGGCTTGCCCagccttgaagatgtcgcCATGGACTTGGACACCATGCAGCGGTGGTATTCAGTGGTTATTCTAGCTCTTAGAGAAGATGTCTTTCGACGTGGCATCCACGAGCTTCGGAACCAATACCCCACAgacaacaagaaaaagggtaTTCCCGCATATGGCTCTACGCGAATAGATGGTGGAGCGCCAGATCATCAAGATGAGCTCCAGCCGAAGAAAGGCTATGACGGAAAGAAGTGCTTTTATGACCAAAAAGCGGCTTTGAAGGCGGCTCAGTGGATGACCAACCGGCAGTGGTGA